One Setaria viridis chromosome 5, Setaria_viridis_v4.0, whole genome shotgun sequence genomic region harbors:
- the LOC117856228 gene encoding uncharacterized protein, which translates to MFRRRFRMNKPLFLRIVHALSDWSPYFTQRPDATGRNGLLPLQKCTTAIRMLAYGSSADQLDEVLKIAASTCLEILGKFAKGVIEKFGEEYLRPPRSDELEKILGENEARGFPGMLGSIDCMHWAWKNCLKGWAGMFTRGDKGVPTMILEAVASWDLRIWHAFFGTAGSQNDINVLNKSPLFIQAIKGEAPAVHYNINGTQYDMGYYLADKIYPEWAVFVKIVTAPQSAEDKLFSLMQEGARKDVECAFSVLQSRFDIVRRPARLWKQGGVINIMQACVILHNMIVEDEKDSIREVLDLNENPSATIVLPPEVRTRDNPNPTFAEVLRRNSTIKAWPTHRKLKKDLIKHIWQRYGNKGN; encoded by the coding sequence ATGTTCCGTAGGAGATTTAGGATGAATAAGCCGTTGTTCTTACGTATCGTGCATGCACTCAGTGATTGGTCTCCTTATTTCACCCAAAGACCCGATGCTACTGGGAGGAATGGACTTTTACCGCTTCAAAAGTGTACCACGGCTATCAGAATGCTAGCTTATGGAAGCTCGGCTGATCAACTTGATGAGGTGTTAAAGATAGCTGCAAGCACTTGTTTGGAGATTTTGGGAAAATTTGCTAAAGGGGTGATTGAAAAATTCGGTGAAGAATATCTACGCCCTCCAAGAAGCGATGAACTGGAAAAAATATTAGGAGAAAATGAGGCTCGTGGTTTTCCAGGAATGTTGGGAAGCattgattgtatgcattggGCATGGAAGAATTGTCTGAAAGGTTGGGCAGGCATGTTCACGCGTGGTGATAAAGGCGTTCCTACTATGATCCTTGAAGCGGTGGCAAGTTGGGATCTTCGTATATGGCATGCTTTCTTTGGTACCGCTGGGTCTCAGAACGACATAAACGTTCTAAACAAGTCACCATTGTTCATTCAAGCAATAAAAGGGGAAGCTCCTGCGGTACACTATAATATAAATGGAACACAATATGACATGGGTTATTATCTTGCCGATAAAATATATCCAGAATGGGCAGTATTTGTGAAGATAGTGACGGCCCCTCAGTCGGCGGAAGACAAATTATTTTCATTGATGCAAGAAGGGGCGAGGAAAGATGTCGAGTGCGCATTTAGTGTGCTGCAATCACGCTTTGATATTGTTCGTCGACCAGCAAGGTTATGGAAGCAGGGGGGCGTTATCAACATAATGCAAGCTTGTGTTATCCTTCACAATATGATAGTGGAAGATGAGAAGGATTCAATTAGAGAAGTCTTGGATTTGAATGAGAATCCAAGTGCGACGATAGTGCTCCCACCTGAAGTGCGTACAAGAGACAACCCTAATCCTACCTTCGCAGAGGTACTTCGTAGAAATTCCACTATCAAAGCTTGGCCAACACATAGGAAACTTAAGAAGGATCTAATCAAGCACATATGGCAACGCTATGGAAACAAAGGAAATTAG